One region of Drosophila subobscura isolate 14011-0131.10 chromosome J, UCBerk_Dsub_1.0, whole genome shotgun sequence genomic DNA includes:
- the LOC117894322 gene encoding pollen-specific leucine-rich repeat extensin-like protein 1 isoform X1, giving the protein MAYHGAVFILNAFEQSYYNRMKEFERLAAAAAALASSTDSSPSASSSSSDPSTSSTSSSTASSPTSAAREVAQAAAALAATKRLAAYHGHAQGKGPGQGEFPVQSGMFYQQQQHRQQLEQLHQQHQQHQLQAVAANQQQPQPTSADASASNMANSLLWQPWRDLQQAAAMHHQLYKQQQQQQLQLHKEMRVTSKELPTTKWRRERRQRTAEYQVHDAGSSDRERDREERDMDSPIDMSLTSGSGSGALKLHQNRASPPPPYREPLPGTNYAANSRPSVITQAPPKREVPEPAHSTENMAMCDIDEHFRRSLGKDYAALFAKKSPTPTPTPTPSPCGTPMQQISPLAYGPTAAGAGAGTGAAAAPLLYQQHRSPLHKSGLAMMHSPTLRSEPDSPQLELPPPQEEPLPLSLHRSPTPPSTSPLQPSQPPQPPQTSASATSQALDTSVNAKRALDTLHHTPPRYNTPPPPPAYGSVPASTPTPTPTSTPTPTPTPTPVQIPTPSSTPTMPAIIRVKAEPGLAAVAASSTQTPPASPTSSTNISIFTKTEASVDDHFAKALGETWKKLQGGHKD; this is encoded by the exons ATGGCATACCATGGAGCCGTTTTCATACTTAATGCCTTCGAGCAGAGTTACTACAACCGCATGAAGGAGTTCGAGCGcctggccgccgccgcagcagctctCGCATCCTCCACTGACTCCTCCCCCTCGGCATCCTCCTCGTCGAGTGACCCGTCGACATCTTCAACCTCCTCATCCACGGCCAGCTCTCCCACATCGGCGGCGAGGGAAGTGGCCCAGGCCGCAGCCGCTCTGGCGGCCACTAAAAGGCTTGCCGCTTATCATGGCCATGCGCAGGGAAAGGGACCGGGCCAGGGGGAGTTTCCTGTCCAGTCTGGGATGTtctatcagcagcagcagcatcgccagcAACTGGAAcagctgcaccagcagcatcaacagcatcagcTACAGGCGGTAGCCGCtaatcagcagcagccccagcccacgTCCGCGGACGCCAGCGCCTCCAATATGGCCAACAGCCTGCTGTGGCAGCCCTGGCGAGAtctccagcaggcagcagcgatgCACCATCAGCTctacaagcaacaacaacagcagcagttgcagttgcacaaaG AGATGCGAGTGACGTCAAAGGAGCTGCCAACCACCAAATGGAGGCGCGAGCGCCGCCAGCGTACCGCCGAGTACCAGGTTCATGATGCCGGCAGCAGCGACCGGGAGCGTGATCGGGAGGAGCGTGATATGGACAGCCCCATTGACATGTCGCTGACgtcggggtcggggtcggggGCACTGAAGCTTCACCAGAATCGGGcctcgccgccgccgccatacCGCGAGCCACTGCCGGGGACCAACTATGCTGCCAACAGCCGACCCAGCGTCATCACCCAAGCACCACCAAAGCGGGAGGTGCCAGAGCCGGCCCACTCCACAG AGAACATGGCCATGTGCGACATTGATGAGCACTTCCGCCGCTCGCTGGGCAAGGACTATGCGGCCCTCTTTGCCAAGAAGTCGccaacgcccacacccacgcccacgccctcGCCATGTGGAACGCCCATGCAGCAGATATCGCCCCTGGCCTATGgaccgacagcagcaggagctggagcaggaacaggggctgcagctgcgccTCTTCTCTATCAGCAACATCGCTCGCCACTGCATAAGTCGGGCCTGGCCATGATGCATTCGCCGACGCTGCGATCGGAGCCAGATTCGCCGCAGCTGgagttgccgccgccgcaggaGGAACCTCTGCCGCTCTCACTGCATCGTTCCCCGACTCCACCGTCGACGTCACCATTGCAACCGTCACAGCCACCACAGCCGCCACAAACGTCTGCATCTGCTACCAGCCAGGCACTGGACACATCCGTGAATGCCAAGCGAGCACTGGACACACTGCATCACACGCCGCCCAGGTACAacacgccgccgccgcccccaGCGTACGGCAGCGTCCCAGCCTctacgccaacgccaacgccgaCTTCAACTCCAACACCGACCCCGACGCCAACGCCAGTCCAGATTCCCACCCCCAGTAGCACCCCCACGATGCCGGCGATCATACGCGTGAAGGCCGAGCCGGGTCTGGCAGCTGTGGCCGCCTCCTCGACGCAGACGCCACCTGCCTCGCCCACCTCGTCTACGAACATTTCGATATTCACCAAGACTGAAGCCTCCGTCGACGATCACTTTGCAAAGGCGCTGGGCGAGACCTGGAAGAAGCTCCAGGGTGGCCACAAAGATTAG
- the LOC117894322 gene encoding extensin isoform X2, with translation MESALDVLSRAATMVQNNASEMRVTSKELPTTKWRRERRQRTAEYQVHDAGSSDRERDREERDMDSPIDMSLTSGSGSGALKLHQNRASPPPPYREPLPGTNYAANSRPSVITQAPPKREVPEPAHSTENMAMCDIDEHFRRSLGKDYAALFAKKSPTPTPTPTPSPCGTPMQQISPLAYGPTAAGAGAGTGAAAAPLLYQQHRSPLHKSGLAMMHSPTLRSEPDSPQLELPPPQEEPLPLSLHRSPTPPSTSPLQPSQPPQPPQTSASATSQALDTSVNAKRALDTLHHTPPRYNTPPPPPAYGSVPASTPTPTPTSTPTPTPTPTPVQIPTPSSTPTMPAIIRVKAEPGLAAVAASSTQTPPASPTSSTNISIFTKTEASVDDHFAKALGETWKKLQGGHKD, from the exons AGATGCGAGTGACGTCAAAGGAGCTGCCAACCACCAAATGGAGGCGCGAGCGCCGCCAGCGTACCGCCGAGTACCAGGTTCATGATGCCGGCAGCAGCGACCGGGAGCGTGATCGGGAGGAGCGTGATATGGACAGCCCCATTGACATGTCGCTGACgtcggggtcggggtcggggGCACTGAAGCTTCACCAGAATCGGGcctcgccgccgccgccatacCGCGAGCCACTGCCGGGGACCAACTATGCTGCCAACAGCCGACCCAGCGTCATCACCCAAGCACCACCAAAGCGGGAGGTGCCAGAGCCGGCCCACTCCACAG AGAACATGGCCATGTGCGACATTGATGAGCACTTCCGCCGCTCGCTGGGCAAGGACTATGCGGCCCTCTTTGCCAAGAAGTCGccaacgcccacacccacgcccacgccctcGCCATGTGGAACGCCCATGCAGCAGATATCGCCCCTGGCCTATGgaccgacagcagcaggagctggagcaggaacaggggctgcagctgcgccTCTTCTCTATCAGCAACATCGCTCGCCACTGCATAAGTCGGGCCTGGCCATGATGCATTCGCCGACGCTGCGATCGGAGCCAGATTCGCCGCAGCTGgagttgccgccgccgcaggaGGAACCTCTGCCGCTCTCACTGCATCGTTCCCCGACTCCACCGTCGACGTCACCATTGCAACCGTCACAGCCACCACAGCCGCCACAAACGTCTGCATCTGCTACCAGCCAGGCACTGGACACATCCGTGAATGCCAAGCGAGCACTGGACACACTGCATCACACGCCGCCCAGGTACAacacgccgccgccgcccccaGCGTACGGCAGCGTCCCAGCCTctacgccaacgccaacgccgaCTTCAACTCCAACACCGACCCCGACGCCAACGCCAGTCCAGATTCCCACCCCCAGTAGCACCCCCACGATGCCGGCGATCATACGCGTGAAGGCCGAGCCGGGTCTGGCAGCTGTGGCCGCCTCCTCGACGCAGACGCCACCTGCCTCGCCCACCTCGTCTACGAACATTTCGATATTCACCAAGACTGAAGCCTCCGTCGACGATCACTTTGCAAAGGCGCTGGGCGAGACCTGGAAGAAGCTCCAGGGTGGCCACAAAGATTAG